Proteins from a genomic interval of Staphylococcus debuckii:
- a CDS encoding DUF2232 domain-containing protein, whose translation MANLFAKIDFKATFLATLALIIVAAVTYFLPFAGLLLFFVATVPGIILWHKSIMSFGIGALITVVLVVFFGSEGLLSYIVFVLLLSLIVGQLLKERTSKERILYIATTYMSILTLGAFMMLQVFKRIPNTQVLVKPSKDQLYDMMAMSGLDSASRGVLEEGFRQMAVQLPSYIIIAIFFLILINLIVTFPILRKFKIATPVFRPLFAWQFNRILAYIYFIVLLCVMFASQPGTFQSIVLNMQVILSFVMFIQGLSVIAFFAKVKQLPPGIGIILMILGFLLTPVLPVIGLLGVVDLCFNLKRFIKK comes from the coding sequence GTGGCGAATTTGTTTGCAAAAATAGACTTTAAGGCGACGTTTCTCGCAACATTAGCACTCATTATTGTTGCAGCAGTCACCTACTTTCTGCCGTTTGCTGGACTACTATTGTTCTTCGTAGCAACAGTGCCAGGAATCATTTTATGGCATAAGTCCATCATGTCATTCGGCATAGGCGCACTCATTACAGTTGTTTTAGTAGTATTTTTTGGAAGTGAAGGGCTTCTTAGCTACATTGTTTTTGTCTTACTATTGAGTTTAATTGTAGGTCAGCTATTAAAAGAACGAACTTCTAAAGAACGCATACTTTATATCGCAACTACATATATGAGTATTTTAACGTTAGGCGCGTTTATGATGCTGCAAGTATTCAAGCGTATTCCGAATACCCAAGTACTCGTGAAACCGTCTAAAGATCAATTGTACGATATGATGGCGATGAGCGGTTTAGACTCAGCATCTCGCGGTGTATTAGAAGAGGGATTCCGCCAAATGGCTGTGCAATTGCCAAGCTACATCATCATCGCAATTTTCTTCTTGATTTTAATTAATTTGATTGTAACATTTCCGATTTTACGTAAATTCAAGATCGCAACACCCGTGTTCAGACCATTATTCGCATGGCAATTCAATCGTATATTAGCATATATCTACTTTATCGTTCTGTTGTGTGTCATGTTTGCATCACAACCAGGAACATTCCAAAGCATTGTCTTGAATATGCAAGTTATTCTTTCGTTCGTCATGTTTATTCAAGGTTTAAGCGTGATTGCTTTCTTTGCAAAAGTAAAACAACTGCCACCTGGTATAGGCATTATATTAATGATTTTAGGATTTTTATTGACACCTGTTTTACCAGTCATCGGACTCTTAGGTGTAGTAGATTTATGTTTCAACTTAAAACGATTTATCAAAAAATGA